Genomic DNA from Vibrio vulnificus CMCP6:
TTTCCCGCTGAGCAGATCCGATAGGCCATTTTCCCAATTCAAACCAAAGCACTGCTGCAAGTAGCCTTTGCGCATATCTGCATCAATCAGCAATACTTTTTGCCCTGTTTTTGCTGCTACCGCAGCAAAGTTGGTGGAGACAAACGACTTACCAATGCCAGGCGCTGGGCCTGAGATCATCAATACGTTGTTTTTTGCTTCCATCATCGCAAAGTGTAAGCTGGTGCGAAGGCCACGCAACGCCTCAATGGAAAGATCGGCTGGGTTACTTTCCGCCAGTAGCGTCAAATCTGTATTGCGCTTCTTGCGAGCAAGCTTATTGGCAAGCTCTAGCTGTAGGTTCGATTTAGGAACACTTGCATACACAGAAAGGCCAATCTGTTCAATTTCATCTGGGGTTTCTACACCGCGATGAAGTGCGGCTTTAACCAGAACCAAAGCCACACTGAGCATGCCACCTAACAGAGTCGCAAGCACTACGATCAGAGGTTTCTTCGGTTTGACCGGTTTTGCGTAACTTTGCGCTTCATCGAGAATACGCACGTTACCTACGGTACCTGCTTTGATGATGCTGAGTTCTTGGACTTTGTTCAGTAACTGAATGTAGATCTGTTGGTTAACTTCTACATCACGCGTCATGCGCAGCACTTCACGCTGTGTTTTAGGCAGTTTTTGCACCTGCTGGTTTAAGCGCTCGCGCTCTTTAAGTAGCGTTTCTCGCTTATCGAGTAGAGAACGGTATGCAGGATGGTCTTTGGTAAAACGTTGGCTGATTTCACTTTCTTTGAAGGTCAGCTCGTTTAGCTGTGCTTCCAGTTTAACCATCACATCCAGAGTCGATTTGGCTTCTAAGCCTAAGTCGATCGACTCATTGTCTTGACGGAATCGATTCAGTGTATCTTCTGCCGTTGTAAGGCTGTTTTTGATGTCTGGTAAATGGCCTTTTAAGAAAGTTAAGCTTTTTTCCGCTTCCGCCGAATTTCGCTCAACGTTTTGTAAGAAGTAGGTTTGGCTAATATGGTTGAGAATTTCACTGATTTGCTTACGGTTTTCACCTTCAAAACTCAGCATTAAAATGCCCGTTTGCTTACCACGCTCACTGATCGCTAAGTTCTTTTTCAGCCACTCAATCGCCTCTAGGCGGCTCTGTTGCGATAGAGAAAACTCTTGCTCATTGTGGGA
This window encodes:
- a CDS encoding polysaccharide biosynthesis tyrosine autokinase; this encodes MNETMTTPQNRSSVDNSSDEIDLGKLLGILLDAKWIILVTTFLFAVGGVAVALLSTPIYKADALLQIEEKSKGGIGSLVGGDMGELFSQESSATTEIEIIKSRMILGDTVDKFNLTTVAESKYLPVIGKGLARIAGKVNQIEISRYAVPEYAQEMKHTLVVLDSEKKTYQLVRGDEQVVLQGVAGELAKNDGYELFVTELRSHNEQEFSLSQQSRLEAIEWLKKNLAISERGKQTGILMLSFEGENRKQISEILNHISQTYFLQNVERNSAEAEKSLTFLKGHLPDIKNSLTTAEDTLNRFRQDNESIDLGLEAKSTLDVMVKLEAQLNELTFKESEISQRFTKDHPAYRSLLDKRETLLKERERLNQQVQKLPKTQREVLRMTRDVEVNQQIYIQLLNKVQELSIIKAGTVGNVRILDEAQSYAKPVKPKKPLIVVLATLLGGMLSVALVLVKAALHRGVETPDEIEQIGLSVYASVPKSNLQLELANKLARKKRNTDLTLLAESNPADLSIEALRGLRTSLHFAMMEAKNNVLMISGPAPGIGKSFVSTNFAAVAAKTGQKVLLIDADMRKGYLQQCFGLNWENGLSDLLSGKVTRDVAVQSAKVENLDIITRGQVPPNPSELLMHPRFKELVDWASEHYDLVIIDTPPVLAVTDPSIVGAIAGTTLMVARFGQNTVKEIDVARSRFEQAGIEVKGVILNAIEKKASSSYGYGYYNYSYGESNKA